From one Dysidea avara chromosome 9, odDysAvar1.4, whole genome shotgun sequence genomic stretch:
- the LOC136267820 gene encoding uncharacterized protein isoform X3 → MIVLTLLMITASQHTESTVVTINNHGNYSTTCCVDGSCPCSSLSFALENLKSNSIVHITSESVTLNTITPMGSGNLHNITITGNGATVKCNNSGSVYCKSCSDVIIEGITWEQCGDPNKEETVAGLYFAGAHNITIEGCTYHGSQVCALGISQVSSNIIIRNTNFSSNIIKKQPITDGCSGLLIYAANHANSSITILDSSFVGNGYFGHNNYSSYGLFVFVLPESYPSLTINRTRFLSNSGGAYIYVLTSFVGPIVLSELVFFNNTQQGVWFPTFDVSHSDTFLTLSNSSFTKNGNGGIVGAIRSAKPGNRVAILVEHSNFTNNSASTERSSAAAFHLATNDNGAYTVSIQYCNFINNNNGTVKIFTTQSRMSSHMVIVNEVLVMGSQMTGSPTGGGVISIILNGLMNNTFIITNVNFLSNNYMGIAGGALFLKTANTINNVNITNSLFQHNTAYGEGAALFIIDVNTGPMYRTGIIIQSNFTSNSGGNSVVYISAGTTFTHIRVNDGSRFCSNIGTAVHLVSSTFVVGDHVLFSNNSANNGGALYLESGTQFYFDNEDRNVYIEFLDNSAALYGGAMYIDLGSNCGVLFYSKSSYFDFNSTFTNNDAGISGNSMYFNVHRHCIVNPDYNNTNSILYLPYHFNYDVSLSKALVSSPHSLILYFAEKDGVQIGIDTYLAKHNILGHRISFNGSTMDYFNHCTVPTQFDVRCHQNCSGIKLADDRVLVDNITALSLTLTGEQVTSKSRNVTLKLTSVLDTFNKRISTSVVIELVPCFPGYYYDRTCNCCKCYQHQDIVKCADDYNEMKRGYWFGTINNATTVCLCPNQYCEYGKHRQETRPGYCILPQELNDQCKLHRMGVACSECSSGYTLAYNSPDCISHHQCSPLMTSLVLVLTVLYWIAIVGAVFGVMNFRRQISSGYVYGILYYYSIVDILLDNNPYITDGVFQLVAILSSFAKLSPQLFGKLCFVEGLSRIDQQFIQYSHAIAISLFLIVIIIVARHRPKVAYYVSHCIIHVICLLLLLAYTSLASTSLQLLKPLTFAGVDDVYVYLSPSYKYFTGRHALYGAVAALSGLIIVIGMPLLLLLQPFINPRMSFIKIMPILDQFQSCYKGKYRYFASYYLICRLVVILIVFICDSNYYTMLYCLQTACVVIAMIHIWIQPYKDGFLNGLDGVILLTLTLVVNVNSFTFLSSAIPGIISALVVFPLLILCITGIKKLISCCKSRRRKLDYDFDELDSYDEERINRKRNKDMRVVGSSSITTTSSDDDYMLDP, encoded by the exons ATGATAGTGTTGACTTTGTTGATGATCACAGCAAGTCAACATACAGAAAGTACAGTGGTCACCATCAACAACCATGGAAATTATAGCACTACATGCTGTGTGGATGGATCATGTCCTTGCAGCTCATTGTCCTTTGCATTAGAAAACTTAAAGAGCAATTCCATTGTACACATCACATCAGAATCAGTTACACTAAACACTATCACTCCTATGGGATCAGGAAacctacacaacattacaataacTGGTAATGGTGCTACTGTCAAATGTAACAATAGTGGAAGTGTGTACTGTAAGTCATGTAGTGATGTAATCATTGAGGGGATCACATGGGAACAGTGTGGTGATCCTAACAAGGAGGAAACAGTGGCAGGACTTTATTTTGCTGGTGCTCACAATATAACAATAGAGGGATGTACTTATCATGGATCTCAAGTCTGTGCGTTAGGTATAAGCCAAGTCAGTTCTAACATCATCATTAGAAACACCAACTTTTCCTCTAACATCATAAAAAAGCAGCCCATTACAGATGGATGCAGTGGATTACTGATTTACGCTGCTAATCATGCAAATTCAAGTATCACGATTTTGGATAGCAGTTTTGTGGGTAATGGATACTTTGGTCACAATAACTACAGTTCATATGGgctttttgtttttgttcttCCAGAATCATACCCTAGTTTAACTATTAATCGAACTAGATTTTTGTCTAATTCTGGAGGAGCATATATCTATGTTTTAACTAGCTTTGTTGGACCAATTGTTTTGTCTGAACTAGTGTTTTTTAATAATACACAACAAGGTGTTTGGTTTCCAACATTTGATGTAAGCCATAGTGATACATTTCTGACACTGTCCAATTCATCCTTTACCAAAAATGGTAATGGTGGCATAGTTGGTGCCATCCGTAGTGCAAAACCAGGCAATAGAGTTGCTATTTTAGTTGAGCATTCTAACTTTACAAACAACAGTGCCTCTACTGAACGCAGTAGTGCAGCAGCCTTCCACTTAGCCACAAATGATAACGGTGCATATACTGTttccatacagtactgtaacttTATCAACAATAATAATGGAACtgtaaaaatttttaccacacAGAGTAGAATGTCATCACACATGGTAATTGTTAATGAAGTTCTAGTGATGGGTAGTCAGATGACAGGTAGTCCTACTGGTGGTGGAGTCATTTCTATTATTCTCAATGGTTTAATGAACAACACCTTCATTATCACTAATGTGAATTTTTTATCCAATAATTACATGGGCATAGCCGGAGGTGCTTTATTTCTTAAAACTGCTAACACAATTAACAATGTCAATATTACAAACTCTCTCTTTCAACACAACACTGCTTATGGGGAAGGTGCAGCTTTGTTTATTATAGATGTGAATACTGGGCCTATGTACCGGACAGGTATAATTATCCAGTCAAATTTTACTAGTAACAGTGGCGGAAATAGTGTTGTGTACATATCAGCTGGTACCACCTTTACACATATACGTGTGAATGATGGATCAAGATTCTGCAGCAACATTGGTACAGCCGTACACTTGGTATCGTCTACATTTGTAGTTGGTGATCACGTACTATTCAGTAACAATTCTGCCAACAATGGAGGTGCACTTTATCTTGAAAGTGGAACTCAATTTTATTTTGACAATGAAGATAGAAACGTATACATAGAATTTCTTGACAATTCAGCTGCTCTATATGGAGGTGCAATGTACATAGACCTTGGCTCCAACTGTGGTGTATTATTTTATTCTAAATCATCATATTTTGATTTTAATTCCACATTTACCAACAACGATGCTGGAATATCTGgcaattcaatgtattttaatgttcACAGACATTGTATAGTTAATCCTGATTATAACAATACTAATTCTATACTATATCTCCCATACCATTTCAATTATGACGTGTCTTTGTCTAAGGCACTAGTTTCATCACCACACTCACTAATATTATACTTTGCAGAAAAGGATGGTGTCCAAATTGGTATTGACACATACCTTGCTAAACACAACATTCTAGGCCATCGGATTTCATTCAATGGATCTACCATGGATTACTTTAATCATTGTACTGTACCAACTCAGTTTGATGTCCGGTGTCATCAAAATTGTTCTGGTATTAAACTGGCTGACGATCGTGTACTTGTTGACAATATCACAGCTCTTAGTCTCACTCTAACTGGCGAGCAGGTCACGTCAAAAAGTAGAAATGTCACTCTCAAACTTACATCTGTACTTGATACTTTTAACAAAAGAATTTCTACCTCAGTAGTAATTGAGCTTGTACCATGTTTTCCAGGATACTATTATGACAGAACTTGCAATTGCTGTAAATGTTACCAACATCAGGATATTGTAAAGTGTGCTGATGATTATAATGAGATGAAACGAGGCTATTGGTTTGGTACTATTAATAATGCAACTACTGTATGTCTCTGCCCTAACCAGTACTGTGAGTATGGGAAACATCGTCAGGAAACCAGACCAGGATATTGTATTTTACCACAAGAATTAAATGACCAATGTAAACTACACAGGATGGGAGTAGCCTGCAGTGAATGCAGTTCAGGATATACTCTAGCATATAATTCACCTGACTGTATCAGCCATCACCAGTGTTCTCCTTTAATGACATCATTAGTGTTAGTATTGACTGTCCTGTATTGGATAGCTATAGTAGGAGCTGTGTTTGGTGTGATGAACTTTCGACGTCAAATATCATCAGGGTACGTGTATGGGATACTTTATTATTACAGCATTGTGGATATATTGTTGGATAACAATCCCTACATTACTGATGGTGTGTTTCAGTTAGTTGCCATACTGTCAAGTTTTGCTAAACTGTCACCACAATTATTTGGTAAGCTGTGCTTTGTAGAAGGATTGAGCAGAATCGATCAACAGTTCATTCAGTATTCACACGCAATAGCAATTTCACTGTTCTTAATAGTCATCATCATTGTTGCAAGGCACCGACCAAAGGTTGCCTACTATGTCAGCCACTGTATAATACATGTCATCTGTCTTCTGTTACTGCTTGCATATACATCACTAGCATCCACTTCATTGCAGTTACTAAAGCCACTAACATTTGCAGGTGTTGATGATGTTTACGTGTATTTGTCTCCAAGCTACAAATATTTCACAGGCCGTCACGCCTTATATGGTGCTGTTGCTGCATTGTCCGGATTGATCATTGTGATAGGTATGCCACTGTTACTACTGCTACAACCATTCATTAATCCTAGAATGAGTTTCATCAAAATTATGCcaatacttgaccagtttcaaagttgctacaaagGCAAGTATCGCTACTTTGCTTCCTACTACCTTATCTGCCGACTAGTGGTTATCTTAATTGTGTTTATTTGTGACAGCAACTACTATACCATGTTGTACTGTCTACAAACAGCCTGTGTTGTTATTGCCATGATTCATATTTGGATTCAGCCATACAAAGACGGTTTTCTTAATGGACTGGATGGTGTGATTTTACTGACACTAACTTTAGTTGTCAATGTTAACTCATTCACTTTCTTGTCTTCTGCTATTCCAGGAATCATTTCAGCTCTGGTGGTGTTTCCTCTGCTAATTCTCTGTATCACTGGGATCAAGAAGTTGATTAGTTGCTGTAAGTCAAGGAGAAGAAAATTAGATTATGATTTTGATGAGCTTGATAGTTATGATGAAGAGCGAATTAATAGGAAAAGGAACAAAGACATGAG GGTTGTTGGATCCAGTAGCATTACTACTACCAGCAGTGATGATGATTATATGTTGGATCCATGA